The genomic stretch ACCCTTATCCGCCTGCTGAACGGATTGGAGACCCCCACGTCGGGTTCGGTCATTATCGACGGGAAGGAAATCCACAATATCCGCGGCGCGGAATTGCGAAAGGCCCGGCAGCAGATCGGGATGATCTTCCAGCATTTTAATCTCCTCTGGTCGCGGACGGTCCGGGAGAATATTTCATTCCCGTTGGAAATTGCCAAGGTGCCGAAACAGGAACGGAAAAAAAGGGTCGATGAGCTGATTAAACTGGTCGGCTTGGAAGGAAAGGAGGATGCCTATCCTTCCCAACTGAGCGGGGGGCAAAAACAGCGGGTCGGCATCGCCCGGGCGTTGGCGAACAATCCGAAGGTGCTGCTTTGCGACGAGGCCACGTCGGCCCTGGATCCGCAAACGACCGATTCGATTCTGGAGCTGCTCGTCGACATCAACCAAAAACTGGGCTTGACGATCGTTCTCATCACCCATGAAATGCATGTCATCCGCAAAATCTGCCATCGGGTGGCGGTGATGGAGGCGGGAAAAATCGTCGAGGTCGGCCCGGTCTTGGAAATATTTAAACGGCCGAAAGCGGAAATCACGAAACAGTTCGTCCGGCAAGTTACCGAAACGGAAGAACCGTCGGAAACCATCGAACATCTTTTCCGCAAATATCCCGAAGGAAAATTGGTCAAACTCACCTTCGCCGGGGAATCCGTCGAAAAACCGATCATCGCCAAACTGATCAGGGAAACCGGTCTGGACATCAATATCCTGCATGGAAACATTTCGCAAACGAGAAACGGCGCCTATGGTTTCCTGTATGTGCAAATGGCCGGAGATCCGGAAGCGTTGGCGAAGGCCTTTGAGATCTTATCGGCGGAACAGATCGGCGTGGAGGTGATGAAAAATGTTTAGCGCCATATTTCCGAATGTGGATTTGGCGAAAGCATGGCAAAAGACATGGGAAACCCTCTATATGACCGGAATTTCCATTATTTTTATATTTTTACTTGGAATTATTTTGGGATTATTGGTGTTTCTGACCTCGAAGGGCAATCTGTGGGAAAACAGATGGATCTATGGCATTATTTCCGGATTGATCAATATTTTCCGTTCCATTCCCTTCGTCATTTTAATCGTTTTATTGATTCCCTTTACGAAATTTCTCGTCGGGACGATGATCGGGGCAGACGCCGCCCTTCCCGCATTGATCATCGGTTCCGCTCCATTTTATGCGAGGATGGTGGAAATCGGCCTGCGGGAAATCGATAAGGGGGTGATTGAGGCGGCAAAGGCGATGGGGGCAAACACCTTCACGATCATTTTTAAGGTTTTGCTGCCCGAATCGATGCCGGCATTGGTTTCCGGCATTACGGTGACCGCCATCGCCCTCGTCGGATATACGGCCATCGCGGGCGTCATCGGGGCCGGCGGCCTCGGCGACTACGCGTATCTGGACGGATTTTCGCAAAATCAAAACGATGTGACCTTTTTCGCCACCCTGTTGATCTTACTCATCGTCTTTATCATCCAATTTATCGGAGATTTTATAACGAAAAAATTGGATAAACGATGAACGGCCGCCGCAAGGACGGGGGATGGGTCCCGGAAAACTGCCGGAAATGGCGGGACACCGGCCCGGTCTTTCCGGCTTCCGGAAAGGATCAAGATCCGGCAAATCCCTTCGGACGGGAAGGCCGGATCAAGGGTTCGGCGGCATTTGAAGCGGGTTAATTGATCCGATAAGGATTGAAACAATAATACAAAGGGGGATTTTTCATGAAAAAATGGCTTGTCGCACTTTTCGCTGTAGCCTTGATTTTCGGCCTTGCGGCCTGCGGGAAATCCGAGAAAACCGGAGGCTCCGATGAAGGGGAATTGAAAAAGATCGTCATCGGGGCGACGAATGAACCCCACGCCAAGATCCTGGAAAAGGCCAAACCGATCCTGAAAGAAAAAGGCATCGATTTGGATATCCGCACCTTCAGCAAATATGAACTGATCAATCCGGCCTTGAATGACGGATCCTTGGACGCCAATTACTTCCAGCACATTCCCTATTTGGAAGCGCAAATGAAGGAATTCGGCTACAAATTTGCCAATGCCGGCGGGATCCATATCGAACCGATCGGGGTTTATTCGAAAAAGTACAAATCCCTGGATGAACTTCCCGACGGGGCGACGATCATCATCAGTAACAGCGTGCCCGACCACGGACGCATTTTGACATTGCTTGAGAAAAACGGGCTAATTAAACTGAAAGACGGGGTTGACAAGGTCACGGCTACCGTAAAAGATATTGCGGAAAATCCGAAACATTTGAAATTCAACTACGAGTATGCCCCGGAATTGCTGCCCCAAATCTACAAGAACAACGAAGGGGATGCGGTCGTCATCAATTCCAACTACGCCCTCGACGCCGGATTGAATCCGGTGAAGGACAGCATCGCCATCGAAGATTCGGATTCGCCCTATGTCAACATCATCGCCGTCCGCCAGGGGGATGAAAACAAAGAAGAGATCAAGACGCTGGTGGATGTCCTCCATTCGAAGGAAATTCAGGACTTCATCCTGGAAGAATGGGGCGGAGCGGTCGTTCCCGTCGATAAATAAAAAGGGTGTGTTCCTCCTCCGGGAGCGTCTTAAGGGCCAAGATCGTCCGGCCCGATGCGGAAACCGTCCCGTTTCCGGGGACCGGGCGGAGCGGGGTTTCGCAAAGAAATAAAACGCAGATGATTCCACGTCGAGTGTCCCAAAAATGGATTTTGGGGCACTTTCTTTTATCCCGTTTTCTGATAAAATAATAAGATCAAATCATCCGCAAGCCTCGAAGTCTCCCCGCAGATCCCGGATTTTTGATAAAATGGATTAAACAGAATCTTTGCTGATTTCCCTGGTTTCGTTCCCTTTCATTCATCGTTGATAAAATGGAATCCCCAATCCGGCCGTTCCGTTTTCATTCGGCTTCAGGATCCCGGCCCGAACCCATCCGGAAAATCCCGTTCCCGCGGGCCTTTTCAGGAAACCGGACCCGGGCAAGGGCGGGCCCCAGGCCGCCGGACAAGAAGGGAAACAGCCGGCCAAGCCTTTAACCGCCATCCGGCCAAGGCTTCGGCAAGGATTCAAGGGTCTCCATGTACGGCGGAAACCATTTTCCGTCCACATCTTGGTGATTGCATCCGTGGAAAAGTTAACCCGGCAAGTTGAATATACTTTTCATTTGTTATAATATTGTAATGAGAATAAATTGAGAATGAACATTGAATGGAATAATGGAGGTATAGACATGGCGAGTTCAACATTAACCATTAAAGACTTGCATGTTGCCGTTGAAGGCAAAGAAATTTTAAAAGGGGTCAACCTCGAAGTGAAAACCGGCGAATTCCACGCCATCATGGGCCCGAACGGCACGGGGAAATCGACCCTTTCCGCGGCCATCATGGGCCATCCGAAGTATGAAGTCACCAAGGGAACCGTCACCCTCGACGGGCAAGATGTTCTGGAGATGGAAGTGGACGAACGGGCCAGAGCCGGTCTTTTCCTGGCCATGCAATATCCGAGCGAAATCAGCGGCGTCACGAACGCTGACTTTTTGCGCACGGCGATCAACAGCCGCCGGGGAGAAGGAAACGAAATCCCGCTGATGCCGTTCATTAAAAAATTGGATCAAACGATGCAATTGCTGGAAATGGATGTCAACATGGGCCAGCGCTACGTCAATGAAGGGTTCTCAGGCGGGGAGAAAAAACGGAACGAAATCTTGCAGCTGATGATGCTCGAACCGAAAATCGCCATCCTTGACGAAATCGACTCCGGTTTGGACATCGACGCCTTGAAAGTCGTGGCCAAAGGGATTAACTCGATGCGCAACGAAAACTTCGGCTGCATCATCATCACCCACTATCAACGCCTGTTAAACTACATCACGCCGGATTACGTCCACGTCATGATGCAAGGCCGCATCGTGAAATCCGGCGGTCCGGAATTGGCCCTGCGCCTCGAAGCGGAAGGATACGATTGGATCAAAAAGGAACTCGGCATTGAAGACGAAACGGAAGATGAAGAGGTCGGGCAAGAAGCCTAGGGGTTAGGAGGATGAAGATGACGATCGATGTACAAAATCCGTTTGACCAAAAATACGTGGAGTCCTTTTCCGCAGGGCGGTCGGAACCGGAATGGCTGAAAACTTTTCGCCTGAACGCCTATGAACGGATATCCCAACTGGAGCTTCCCAAACCGGATAAGACGAAAATCGACAAATGGAATTTTACCCGTTTCACCGAGCACGTTTCCGAGAAGGCCCCTGCCGGCGGGATCGAACAATTGCCGGAAAAGGTCAAATCCTTGATCGATCTGGAAAACGCAAAAAATCTTTACGTCCAATACGATCAACAGCCCATCTACGCATCCCTGTCGAAGGAATTGGCCGACCAAGGGGTCATCTTTACGGATATATTGACCGCCGTGAGGGAGCACGGCGATTTGGTGAAAAAATATTTTATGACGGAAGCCGTCAAGGCCGACGATCACCGGCTGACCGCTTTCCATGCGGCGCTGTTTAACGGGGGGGCGTTCCTGTACATTCCGAAGAACGTCCAGGTGGAGGAACCGGTGCAAGCCGTTTATATCCACGACGAAAACGCGCCGCTGATCAACCACGTCCTGGTCGTCGCCGATGACAACAGTTCCGTCACTTACGTGGAAAATTACATCTCGCTTCGGGAAGCTTCCGACGGCATCGTCAACATCGTTTCGGAAGTGATCGCCAACACGAACGCGAAGATCGTTTACGGGGCCGTCGAAACGTTGGCGAAGGGGGTTACCGCCTACGTCAACCGGCGCGGGGTCGCCGGGAAGGACGCCTCCATCCAATGGGCGCTGGGATTGATGAACGACGGCAATACCGTTTCGGAAAACGTCACCCTGCTTGTCGGCGACGGATCCTACGGGGATACGAAAACGGTCGTTGTCGGCAGGGGCGAACAAACCCAAAACTTTACCACCAAGGTGATCCATTTCGGCAAAGCTTCGGAAGGATTTATCTTGCAGCACGGCGTCGTCAAGGACAAATCTTCCGTCGTGTTCAACGGGATCGGAAAAATTGAGCACGGCGCCTCGAAATCCAACGCCCAGCAAGAGTCGCGGGTTTTGATGCTGAGCGAAAAAGCCCGCGGGGACGCCAACCCGATCCTGTTGATCGACGAAGACGATGTCCTTGCGGGACACGCCGCTTCCGTCGGAAGGGTCGATCCGATTCAGCTCTATTATATGATGAGCCGGGGAATTCCCAAGGCGGAGGCGGAACGGCTGATCATCCACGGCTTCCTCGCTCCGGTCGTCAACCAATTGCCCATTGAAGGGGTTAAAAAGCAGTTGATCGAGGTTATAGAAAGGAAAGTAAAATAAAATGGATATTAAAGCTGTCCGTTCCCTGTTTCCGATCCTTGACCAGGAAGTCAACGGCCATCCCCTCGTATATTTGGACAGCGCGGCCACTTCCCAGAAGCCGCAGCCGGTGATCGACGCGATCACCCACTATTACAAAACCTACAATTCCAACGTCCACCGGGGGGTGCATACCCTGGGGACGAAGGCGACGGAGGCGTATGAAGCCGCCCGGGAAAAGGTGAGAAAATTCATCAATGCCGAGTCCGTTGAAGAAATCATTTTCACCAGGGGGACGACCACGGCCATCAATACCGTCGCTTCCAGCTACGGCCGAGCTTTTTTGAAACCGGAGGATGAAATTGTTCTTACCTGCATGGAACATCACAGCAATCTGATCCCTTGGCAGCATGCGGCAAAATTCACCGGCGCGCGCCTGAAATATATCCCCCTTCAAGCCGACGGGACGATCGACTTGGAGGATGTCAAGGCAACGATTACCGACCGGACGAAGATTGTGGCCATCACCCATGTATCCAACGTGCTGGGAACGGTCAACCCGATTAAAGAAATCGCGGCGATCGCCCACCGACACGGAGCGGTGGTTGTCGTCGACGGCGCCCAAAGCACCCCGCACAAAAAGGTGGATGTCCGCGATCTGGACTGCGACTTTTACGCCTTTTCCGGACATAAAATGTGCGGGCCGACGGGAATCGGCGTATTATATGGGAAAAGGCGCTGGCTGGAACAGATGGAACCGGTGGAATTCGGCGGGGAAATGATCGATACGGTCGGATTGTACGAATCGACATGGAAGGAGCTGCCTTGGAAATTTGAAGGCGGCACGCCGATTATCGCCGATGCCATCGGTTTGGGCGCGGCCATCGACTTCCTGGAAGAAGTCGGGCTGGAGGAAATTGAAAGGCATGAGCGGGCGCTGATCCGTTACACGATGGAACAGTTGGAGACGATCGAAGGCCTCGAGTGGTACGGCCCCAAGGATCCCGATCGGCGGGGCGGTGTCATCGCCTTTAATCTTTCCGGCGTCCATGCCCACGATGTGGCGACCGTGCTGGATGCTTACGGAATTGCCATCCGCGCCGGCCATCACTGCGCCCAGCCGCTGATGAAATGGCTGGGCGTGACGGCCACGGGCCGGGCCAGCTTCTATCTTTACAACACCTTTGAAGATGTCGACCGGTTCATTGAAGGGCTTCGCAAAGCAAAGGAGTTTTTCGACGATGTCATTTGACCAATTGGAAACCTTATACCGGCAAGTGATCATGGATCATTATAAGCGGCCGAGGAACAAAGGGGTTCTGCAGGACGGCAGCCTGACGGTGGACATGAACAATCCGACCTGCGGAGACCGGATCCGCCTGACGATGAAAATCGACGGCGGCAAAGTGGATGACGTCAAGTTTGAAGGGGAAGGCTGTTCCATTTCGATGGCCTCCGCGTCGATGATGACCGAAGCGATCAGGGGAAAGGACACCGAATCGGCGCTCCGTCTGGCTGAAATGTTTTCCGAGATGATCCAAGGCAAAGATGTCGAACAAATCGAAGCCCTTGGAGATGCGGTTGCCCTTCAGGGCGTAGCGAAATTTCCCGCCCGCATCAAATGTGCGACTTTGGCGTGGAAAGCGTTGGAAAAAGGGTTGAAAGACCATTAAAAAAGGAGGAATGATCGATGGCGAAGAAAATGCCGGAAATCGGTGAATATAGATACGGCTTCCGCGATAAGGACGTCGCCGTCTATCGGGCAAAGCGGGGATTGACCAAAGAAGTCGTGGAAGAGATTTCCCGCATGAAAAACGAGCCGAAATGGATGCTCGAATTCCGCCTGAAGGCGCTGGACCATTTTTATAAACGGCCGATGCCCCAATGGGGCGGCGATTTGTCCGGACTGAACTTCGACGAAATCACCTATTATGTGAAGCCGTCCGATCGCACCAGCCGGTCCTGGGACGAGGTGCCGGAAGAAATCAAGCGCACCTTCGATCGGCTCGGGATTCCAGAGGCGGAACAAAAATATTTGGCGGGGGTTTCCGCCCAATACGAATCGGAAGTCGTTTATCATAATATGAAAAAAGATATTGAAAAATTGGGGATCATCTTTAAAGATACGGATTCCGCATTGAAGGAAAACGAAGAGCTGTTCAAAAAATATTTTGCCACCGTCGTCCCGCCGACGGACAACAAATTCGCCGCCCTCAACTCGGCGGTATGGTCAGGCGGTTCCTTCATTTACGTTCCGCCGGGTGTGAAGGTGGAAACGCCGCTGCAAGCTTACTTCCGGATCAACTCGGAAAACATGGGACAAT from Caldibacillus debilis DSM 16016 encodes the following:
- a CDS encoding methionine ABC transporter ATP-binding protein, with translation MISVQNLTKIFPAKNGDVTAVDHVNLEIKEGEIFGIIGYSGAGKSTLIRLLNGLETPTSGSVIIDGKEIHNIRGAELRKARQQIGMIFQHFNLLWSRTVRENISFPLEIAKVPKQERKKRVDELIKLVGLEGKEDAYPSQLSGGQKQRVGIARALANNPKVLLCDEATSALDPQTTDSILELLVDINQKLGLTIVLITHEMHVIRKICHRVAVMEAGKIVEVGPVLEIFKRPKAEITKQFVRQVTETEEPSETIEHLFRKYPEGKLVKLTFAGESVEKPIIAKLIRETGLDINILHGNISQTRNGAYGFLYVQMAGDPEALAKAFEILSAEQIGVEVMKNV
- a CDS encoding methionine ABC transporter permease: MFSAIFPNVDLAKAWQKTWETLYMTGISIIFIFLLGIILGLLVFLTSKGNLWENRWIYGIISGLINIFRSIPFVILIVLLIPFTKFLVGTMIGADAALPALIIGSAPFYARMVEIGLREIDKGVIEAAKAMGANTFTIIFKVLLPESMPALVSGITVTAIALVGYTAIAGVIGAGGLGDYAYLDGFSQNQNDVTFFATLLILLIVFIIQFIGDFITKKLDKR
- a CDS encoding MetQ/NlpA family ABC transporter substrate-binding protein, translating into MKKWLVALFAVALIFGLAACGKSEKTGGSDEGELKKIVIGATNEPHAKILEKAKPILKEKGIDLDIRTFSKYELINPALNDGSLDANYFQHIPYLEAQMKEFGYKFANAGGIHIEPIGVYSKKYKSLDELPDGATIIISNSVPDHGRILTLLEKNGLIKLKDGVDKVTATVKDIAENPKHLKFNYEYAPELLPQIYKNNEGDAVVINSNYALDAGLNPVKDSIAIEDSDSPYVNIIAVRQGDENKEEIKTLVDVLHSKEIQDFILEEWGGAVVPVDK
- the sufC gene encoding Fe-S cluster assembly ATPase SufC; translated protein: MASSTLTIKDLHVAVEGKEILKGVNLEVKTGEFHAIMGPNGTGKSTLSAAIMGHPKYEVTKGTVTLDGQDVLEMEVDERARAGLFLAMQYPSEISGVTNADFLRTAINSRRGEGNEIPLMPFIKKLDQTMQLLEMDVNMGQRYVNEGFSGGEKKRNEILQLMMLEPKIAILDEIDSGLDIDALKVVAKGINSMRNENFGCIIITHYQRLLNYITPDYVHVMMQGRIVKSGGPELALRLEAEGYDWIKKELGIEDETEDEEVGQEA
- the sufD gene encoding Fe-S cluster assembly protein SufD — protein: MTIDVQNPFDQKYVESFSAGRSEPEWLKTFRLNAYERISQLELPKPDKTKIDKWNFTRFTEHVSEKAPAGGIEQLPEKVKSLIDLENAKNLYVQYDQQPIYASLSKELADQGVIFTDILTAVREHGDLVKKYFMTEAVKADDHRLTAFHAALFNGGAFLYIPKNVQVEEPVQAVYIHDENAPLINHVLVVADDNSSVTYVENYISLREASDGIVNIVSEVIANTNAKIVYGAVETLAKGVTAYVNRRGVAGKDASIQWALGLMNDGNTVSENVTLLVGDGSYGDTKTVVVGRGEQTQNFTTKVIHFGKASEGFILQHGVVKDKSSVVFNGIGKIEHGASKSNAQQESRVLMLSEKARGDANPILLIDEDDVLAGHAASVGRVDPIQLYYMMSRGIPKAEAERLIIHGFLAPVVNQLPIEGVKKQLIEVIERKVK
- a CDS encoding cysteine desulfurase codes for the protein MDIKAVRSLFPILDQEVNGHPLVYLDSAATSQKPQPVIDAITHYYKTYNSNVHRGVHTLGTKATEAYEAAREKVRKFINAESVEEIIFTRGTTTAINTVASSYGRAFLKPEDEIVLTCMEHHSNLIPWQHAAKFTGARLKYIPLQADGTIDLEDVKATITDRTKIVAITHVSNVLGTVNPIKEIAAIAHRHGAVVVVDGAQSTPHKKVDVRDLDCDFYAFSGHKMCGPTGIGVLYGKRRWLEQMEPVEFGGEMIDTVGLYESTWKELPWKFEGGTPIIADAIGLGAAIDFLEEVGLEEIERHERALIRYTMEQLETIEGLEWYGPKDPDRRGGVIAFNLSGVHAHDVATVLDAYGIAIRAGHHCAQPLMKWLGVTATGRASFYLYNTFEDVDRFIEGLRKAKEFFDDVI
- the sufU gene encoding Fe-S cluster assembly sulfur transfer protein SufU, with translation MSFDQLETLYRQVIMDHYKRPRNKGVLQDGSLTVDMNNPTCGDRIRLTMKIDGGKVDDVKFEGEGCSISMASASMMTEAIRGKDTESALRLAEMFSEMIQGKDVEQIEALGDAVALQGVAKFPARIKCATLAWKALEKGLKDH